A single region of the Vicia villosa cultivar HV-30 ecotype Madison, WI linkage group LG4, Vvil1.0, whole genome shotgun sequence genome encodes:
- the LOC131599278 gene encoding protein N-terminal asparagine amidohydrolase-like has product MILIDGVPFSTHSSSTSQGLDILLSLLENPILVSTSNSFKENPERKFSVSEESAPERSKLVYLFQKEYATVDPAFVHYVGTDEATTCVGVAIRNPKNGMTSVSHMDSPNIVEMGLSQMLTLLVDDSLETEFDVHLIGGFEEVSPQQSNSGVVSESDADLDGHSLPLCSKIVHTLWSRKEKFHIRTTCVLGHNTKRDSDGNTYPIFNGFVVETATGRVIPSCFDRSSRSPDEIVRRIRVSASYEDTSWNGKLLETYDTVTDCFKIAPCCWTRRQYHIALSLQHYSDSEILSICSTSPTAEAPDFVDNLRRQWKYMIEHPHWTETFPKKQPRIFTRSADGKWKRC; this is encoded by the exons ATGATATTAATTGATGGAGTTCCATTCTCTACCCATTCATCTTCAACATCTCAG GGACTGGATATTCTACTTTCTTTGTTGGAAAATCCCATTCTGGTATCTACTTCAAACTCTTTCAAGGAAAATCCAGAGAGGAAGTTCTCAGTTTCTGAGGAGTCTGCTCCAGAGAGATCAAAATTggtttatttattccaaaaagaaTATGCTACTGTTGATCCAGCATTTGTTCAT TATGTTGGCACTGATGAAGCAACAACGTGTGTAGGAGTTGCTATTCGGAACCCAAAGAATGGAAT GACGTCGGTTTCCCATATGGATTCACCGAATATTGTAGAAATGGGCCTTTCTCAAATGTTAACGTTACTTGTTGACGACAGTTTGGAGACTGAGTTTGAT GTGCATCTAATTggaggttttgaagaagtttcACCACAA CAATCTAACAGCGGCGTTGTGTCGGAAAGTGATGCAGATTTAGACGGTCATTCCCTTCCTCTGTGCTCAAAGATTGTTCACACTTTATGGTCAAGAAAGGAGAAATTTCATATTAGAACTACTTGTGTTCTTGGACATAATACCAAAAGGGATTCTGATGGAAACACTTACCCTATTTTTAATGGATTTGTG GTGGAGACTGCAACAGGAAGAGTCATTCCATCGTGTTTTGATAGAAGTTCCAGAAGCCCGGATGAAATTGTCAGAAGAATACGAGTTTCTGCTTCTTACGAAGATACTAGTTGGAATGGGAAGTTGCTAGAGACATATGATACCGTCACTGACTGCTTCAAAATTGCTCCTTGTTGCTG GACTCGGCGTCAATATCATATTGCTTTGTCACTTCAGCATTATTCCGATTCAGAAATTCTTTCAATCTGTTCTACCTCACCTACTGCTGAGGCCCCAGATTTTGTTGATAATTTAAGAAG GCAGTGGAAGTACATGATTGAGCATCCACATTGGACAGAAACCTTTCCAAAGAAGCAACCTCGCATTTTTACAAGGAGTGCTGATGGAAAGTGGAAAAGGTGTTGA
- the LOC131594934 gene encoding proteasome subunit alpha type-6: MSRGSGGGYDRHITIFSPEGRLFQVEYAFKAVKAAGITSIGVRGNNSVCVVTQKKVPDKLLDQTSVTHLFPITKYLGLLATGMTADARTLVQQARNEAAEFRHKYGYEMPVDVLAKWIADKSQVYTQHAYMRPLGVVAMVLGIDDENGPQLYKCDPAGHYFGHKATSAGLKDQEAINFLEKKMKNDPSFTYEETVQTAISALQSVLQEDFKATEIEVGVVQKDKPEFRVLSTEEIDEHLTAISERD; this comes from the exons aTGAGTCGAGGAAGTGGAGGTGGATACGATCGTCACATCACTATTTTCTCCCCCGAGGGGCGTCTCTTTCAAGTTG AGTATGCTTTCAAGGCTGTTAAGGCTGCAGGGATAACCTCAATTGGTGTCCGAGGAAACAATTCTGTCTGTGTTGTTACTCAGAAAAAAGTTCCG GACAAACTCTTGGACCAGACAAGTGTAACACATCTCTTTCCCATCACAAAGTACCTCGGTTTACTGGCTACTGGCATGACAG CTGATGCTAGGACACTGGTTCAACAAGCAAGAAATGAAGCAGCTGAGTTTCGCCATAAATATGGATATGAGATGCCCGTGGATGTGTTGGCTAAATG GATTGCTGACAAGTCACAAGTCTATACTCAACATGCTTATATGAGACCACTTGGAGTAG TTGCTATGGTCTTGGGTATTGATGACGAAAATGGGCCTCAGCTTTACAAATGTGACCCCGCTGGTCATTACTTTGGTCACAAG GCCACAAGTGCTGGATTGAAGGATCAAGAGGCAATTAATTTcttggagaagaagatgaagaacgaCCCTTCATTTACATATGAGGAGACAGTTCAG ACTGCAATTTCTGCCTTGCAATCAGTTCTTCAAGAAGATTTTAAGGCGACAGAGATTGAG GTTGGAGTGGTGCAAAAGGACAAGCCAGAATTTAGAGTTTTGTCGACTGAGGAAATTGATGAGCACTTGACTGCCATCAGTGAGCGTGATTAA